GCCGATCTTCAGCGCGTCGGCGGCGAGCGCGGCGGTGCTCATCGCCACGGAGAAGGCACCCGCCAGCAGGGCGGCCTTCAGCGAACGGGACATCATGCTCATGATCCCTCTTCCTTCCTCAATCCGGTGTGGTGTGGGGCGCGTGTGGTGTTGGGGGGCGGGCCGCTCTCAGCGGCGGCGCCAGCGGCCGAAGCGCTCTTCGACCTTCTGAACGAGAACCGTCAGCGCGTTGGCGAGCAGGGCCACCACCAGGACCGGGGCGAAGGCCTTGGCCGTCTCGAACGCGTTGGTGTAGTTGATGATCAGGCCGCCGAGGCCGGAAATGGAGGTCAGGAACTCCGCCACGATCATCGCGATGATGCCGCGGCCGAGCGCGATGCGCAGGCCGCTCGCCACGTAGGGCAGGGCGTAGGGTGCGATGATCTGGCGGTAGACCATGAACCGCGAGGCCATGAAGGCCTTGCCGATGTCCAGATAGTGCCGGTCCACATTCTTCACGCCGGTGACCGTGTTGATGATCACCGGGAAGACCGCGAACAGGATGATGATCGTGATCTTGGCCAGGAAGCCGATGCCCACCCACAGCATCAGGATGGGGATCAGCGCCACCAGCGGCATGGCGTAGAGCGCGTTGATGTAGGGATCGAGGATCACCTCCACCGTGCGGTTCGTGCCCATCGCGAAGCCGACCACGATGCCGATGACCGAGGCGATGACGAAGCCCAGGACGAAGGTCGACATGCTGTCGAGCGTCGCCGAGAACAGCTCGCCGTTCAGCAGCAGCTCCCAGGTCGCCACGGCGATGTCGCTGGGCACCGCGACCAGCAGCTTGTTGGCGTCGCGCGCCGCGAATTCCCAGACGGCGAGCAGCAGGACCAGCGTGCCGAGTTGCAGCAACCGCTCGCGGCGCCTCTGCCGGTTGGGATCGGACGCCGCCTCAGGCTCGCCGGCGCTTTTTGAAACGGCGCTTGCTTGTGCACTCCGCTGCACGCCTGCCTCCTGTGTGCGAGGTAATGGTATGGTGTGGTGGGTGTGGCGTTCGCCGCTATGGGCCGCCGCCTTGGACTGCGTTGATACGTATGCTAATCGAAGGTGGTAGTGTGGCGCAAGCAGATCGTCATACTGTCTGACAAGAAGAGAAATTTTATGTCAAATTTGTCGATAAATATTGTTCGCGTCGCCGCTCCCCTGCGCCAGCAGGTGATCGACCTGTTGCGCGCGGCCATCGCCGACGGGCGCTATTCGCCCGGCGACCGGCTGGTTGAGCGCGAGCTGTGCGAGACGTTGCAAGTCAGCCGCCCGATCCTGCGGGAGGCCCTGCGTCAGTTGGAGGCGGAGGGGCTGGTCCACAACGTGCCCCAGCGCGGGCTGGAGGTGGTGACCCTGACGGCGGAGGATGTCCGGCAGATTTATCAGGTGCGCGGGGCGCTGGAGAGCCTCGCGGCCGCGGAGTTCGTCGCCCGGGCCAGCCCGGAGCAATGGGCGGTCCTCGCCGACGCCATGGCGGCCTTCGAGGCGGCGGCGGCGGAAGGCGTGCCGTCGCGCATCCGCACGGCGAAGACCATGGTCTACGACACGCTGATCGCCGGTTGCGGCAACCCGACGATGGCGCAGATCCTCAAGGCGCTGCACAACCGCATCCAGCTTCTGCGCGGGGTGTCGCTGGCGGAGCCGGGGCGGCTGCCCAACACGATCCGCGAGATCCGCGAGATCTACGAGGCGATGACCGCCCGCGACACGGTGCGCACGTGCGAGCTCTACAACGAGCACATCGCCAGCGCCGCCCGCGTCACCATGCAGGCTTTGGCTGCCGGACGATAAGGGCGGGGGCCACGGTGGAAAATCAGGCGCCGCCGATGCCCTCGGTGAAGGTCTCGCCGGTCCTGGGGTCGATGTCCTCGCCGGTACCCGGCGTACCGGGCGCGGCCTCGTCACGGTCGCTGGCTGGTTTCTGGTTGTCAGGGTCGTAGCTGCGCGGGGGATGGATGCCGGCGTCGTCCGGCTTCTTCGGGTCGCTCATGCGCCACCTCTGCGAAAGGATTGCAACCTTCCCGTCAACAGGGGCGGGGGCGTATCCTCACGCGCACCGGCAACGCACCGACAGGGAGGGGACACGCCATGACGACCGCCAAAAACACCATCTGCCTCTGGTATGACAAGGACGCAGAGGCCGCGGCCCGCTTCTACGCCACCGTCTTTCCCGACAGCGCGGTGGGCGCCGTTCATCGGGCGCCAAGCGATTACCCGTCCGGCAAGGCGGGCGACGTGCTGACGGTTCAGTTCACCGTTGCCGGCATTCCCTGCCTCGGCCTCAACGGCGGGCCGACGTTCAAACACAACGAAGCCTTCTCGTTCCAGATCGCCACGGACGACCAGGAGGAGACCGACCGCTACTGGAACGCCATCGTCGGCAACGGCGGGCAGGAAAGCGCCTGCGGCTGGTGCAAGGACCGCTGGGGCGTCTCCTGGCAGATCACGCCGCGCGTGCTGACCGAAGCGCTGGCGGCCGGCGGCGACGAAGCCAGGCGCGCCTTCGCGGCGATGATGGGCATGACGAAGATCGACGTCGCCACGATCGAGGCCGCGAGGCGCGGCTGACGATCCCCGGAGGGCTGGGTTTATCGGCCGGCAGCCGGCGCCTCCACGGCTTCCACGGTCTCGGCCGCGCCGCGCGGGGGAACGCGCAGCAGGCTGGTCAGTCCGCCCGCCAGGGTGAGGGCGGCGGCCAGGGCGAGGCCGAGGCGCGGCGCCGCCTCCGGGCCGGCCAGCAGCGAGAACAGCACGGTCATGAGCACCGCGCCGGCGGTCTGCCCGACCAGACGCGCGGTGCCTTGCATCCCTCCCGCGGCGCCGCTGCGCGCCTTGGGCACGGTCAGCAGCATGTTGCGGTTGTTGGGCGTCTGGAACAGCCCGAAGCCGAAACCGCACATCACCATGAAGGCCAGCAGCGGCCGCGGGTCCTGCTCCAGCGGCCAGACCGCCGCCAGGGCGAGGCCGGCGGAGAGGAGCAGGCCTCCCACCGCGCACAGCCAGCCCGTGCCGACGCGGTCGGACAGCCGGCCGGCGATGGGGGCGGCGACGGCGGTCGCCAGCGGCCACGGCACCAGGAACAGCCCCGCCGTGACGATGCCCTGGCCCAGCCCGTGCTGCAGGTAGAAGGGCAGGGCCACGGCGGCGGCCATCTGGCCGGTGAAGCAGAGGACGGAGGCGACCACCGACAGGCGGAAGGAGCGCACCCGCAACAGGTCGAGCGGCACCAGCGGCGCCTCGCGGTCCTTTTCGCGCCGGACCAGTCCGGCGAGGCAGAGCGCCGCCGCCAGCAGCAGCGCACCGCCGCGCAGGGGCTGCGCCGCGACGGTTTCGGCCCCCATCACCAGGGCGGCGAAGAACCCGGCGTTGAGGGCGACGCTGGCGGGATCGAGGCGGCGTTTGGTTCCCACAACGGCGGGCAGCGCGCGGGCGGTCGCCAGAACCACGATCCCGACCGGAATGTTGACCGCGAACAGGAACGGCCAGGGGGCGACGGCGAGGATGCCCGCCCCGATCGTCGGCCCCGCCGCCGAGGCGAGCGCGATGGCCAGGGCGTTCCAGCCGATGGCGGCGCCGAGCAGCCGCTGCGGATAGACGAAGCGCAGCAGCGCGACGCCCAGCGCCATCACCGCCGCCCCGCCGAGCCCCTGGACGAAGCGCGCGGCGATCAGCCAGGGCAGCGTCGGCGCCAGGGCGCAGCCAGCGGACGCTACGGTGAACAGCAGCACCCCACCGGCGAACACCCTCCGGTGCCCGAGGCTCTCCCCAAGGGCGCCGACGGGCAGGAGCGCGATCACCAGCGCCAGCTGGTAGGCGGTGATGATCCAGACGGTGTCGGCGGGCGGAACCCCGAGGGTGTTCGCGACGGTCGGCAGGGCGATGTTGGCGATGGCGCCGTCGAGCACGACGAGCACGATCGCGGCGATGACGGACGCGGCGGCCACGGCGCGGCGCGGCATGGGCAGCCCGTCCGGATGTGGGGAATCGGGTGTTCGGGCGAGGGTGGAACGGGGCATCGGCGTCTCCAACAGGGGTTGGATCAATGTCGCTCTCCGCTTGGCATGGCGGAAGACGCCGCCTGTGCAGGTTATTCCTGCATGGGGCGCCATGTGTTAGCCTCGGGATCCATGGCCGACCCCGATCTCAACCTGCTCATCGCGCTCGACGCGCTGCTGGCGGAAGGCAGCGTCGTCAAGGCGGCGCGGCGGCTCGGCCTCAGCGAGTCCGCAATGAGCCGCACCCTGGCGCGCCTGCGCGAGGTCACCGGGGACCCGCTGCTCGTCCGGGCCGGGCGCGGCCTCGTCCCGACGCCGCGGGCCATCCAGTTGCGCGAGCGGGTGCCCAACCTCGCCGAGGAGGTCCGCGCGGTGCTGCGTCCGGCGGAGGCCATCGACATCGCCCGGCTGGAGCGCAGCTTCACCCTGCGCGCCAGCGAGAGCTTCATCGAGGTCTACGCCGCCCGGCTGGTCGGCCGCGTCGCCGCCGAAGCCCCCGGCGTCCTGCTGCGTTTCGCGCCGCGGGGGAACCGCGACGCGCAGGCGTTGCGCGACGGTCTGATCGATCTCGACATCGGGGTGCATTCGGAAACCACGCCTGAGCTGAAGGTGCAGAGCCTGCTCCGCGACCGGCTCGTCGCCGTCGTGCGGGAGGGCCATCCGCTGACCCGACTGGAGACGGTGACGCCGGAACAGTACGCCGCCTGCAGCCATGTGCTGACCTCGCGGCGCGGGTTGGTGCGGGACCGGATGGACGAGGCGCTGGCCGCCCTCGGCCTTGCCCGCAAGGTGGTGGCGGTGGTGCCGAGCTTCCCGGCGGCCCTGGCGATCGTCCGCGCCTCCGACCTGACCGCCCTGGTGTCCGAGCGTCAGGTCGCCGCGGGCGTGGCCGGGGTCCGCATTCTGCCGCTTCCCATTGCCTTGGACGAGGTCGTGGTGACGCAGATGTGGCATCCCCGGCAGGACGCCGACCCGGCTCACCGCTGGCTGCGCGGGGTGGTGCTTGGCGCCTGCCGTGAGGCGGCGGTATCCCCCTTATGACCTGCCAACCATGAGTTGGTCGGGCCGGTACGCATCGTCACCCTGTCCCCGGTGCATTCTGCCAAGCAAGCCGCCCATCGCCCAGCCGTCCACACTTCACCGCGGCAGCCCGCGTGGCGGGGCAGCAAGTAAGAATGCGACTTGTTCGCAATTGCATTCTGCCCTATAGGTCTGGCCTCTCGGGGTCGGAATCCGGGGCCCTGTTCAATCCGGTGGCTGGGAGGCCGATCCATGCCGTTCCATCCCAGAATGCAAAGCAGCACGGAAGGGTTCACCATCCTCGGGGACCTTCAGTGGCGCGCCTGGAACGGGATGATCGCCGACATCTGGAACGTCGCCTGCGACCAGAACGGCCAGGGCGAGTATGTGTCCGAAGCCCCGCGGCTGGTGGTGGTCCTCGATCAGGTGGGGGAGGGCGGGCTGCACGTCACGGCCTCGCCCGGCCGCGGCGAGGCCGGACGGCTCAGCCGGCGCGAGCCGCTGAGCTATGTGCCCGCCGGCCTGCGGGTGTGGTCGCGCACGGTGAACGTCCGCCGGCTCACCCATCTCGACCTCCATTTCGACATGTCCGTGCTGGGGGGCCGCGTCGCGGACGGGCTGGACGTCCGGGGCATGGAACGGCCGCGGCTGAATTTCGCGGATGACCGCCTGTTCGCTCTGGCCCGCCTGATCGCGGCGGAATGCCGGACCTCGGCGAACCTGCACGACCTCTACGGCGAGAGCCTGATGGCCGCGCTGTTCGTCGGCCTCGCGCAGGCGGAACCCGTCGCCGAGCGCAAGCGGGGGCAACTGCCGCCGCGCCTGTTGAGGCGCGTCACCGACTACATCGAGGAGCATTGCGGCCGTCCCATCCGATTGCAGGAGCTGGCCGAGCTGACCGGCCTGTCCACCACCCATTTCTGCACCGCCTTCAAGGCCTCGACCGGCCTGCCGCCCCACAAATGGCAGATGCGGGTCCGCGTGGAGCGGGCCAAGAGCCTGCTGACCGGATCGGACATGACGCTGGCGGCCGCCGCGGTGATGGCGGGTTTCTCCGATCAGGCGCACCTGACGCGCGTCTTCCGCCAGATCGTCGGCACCACGCCCGCCGCGTGGCTGCGCAACCAGACCGGCTGAGCCGGGCATCGCCCGACGCACCGCCCGACGCACTCTGGGACCGACGAATGCCGGAAGATCGTCCAACCCGTCCAAAGACCGTTCAATCGCGCCGCTTCATGCACATGCT
The Azospirillum brasilense genome window above contains:
- a CDS encoding ABC transporter permease, whose amino-acid sequence is MQRSAQASAVSKSAGEPEAASDPNRQRRRERLLQLGTLVLLLAVWEFAARDANKLLVAVPSDIAVATWELLLNGELFSATLDSMSTFVLGFVIASVIGIVVGFAMGTNRTVEVILDPYINALYAMPLVALIPILMLWVGIGFLAKITIIILFAVFPVIINTVTGVKNVDRHYLDIGKAFMASRFMVYRQIIAPYALPYVASGLRIALGRGIIAMIVAEFLTSISGLGGLIINYTNAFETAKAFAPVLVVALLANALTVLVQKVEERFGRWRRR
- a CDS encoding GntR family transcriptional regulator → MSNLSINIVRVAAPLRQQVIDLLRAAIADGRYSPGDRLVERELCETLQVSRPILREALRQLEAEGLVHNVPQRGLEVVTLTAEDVRQIYQVRGALESLAAAEFVARASPEQWAVLADAMAAFEAAAAEGVPSRIRTAKTMVYDTLIAGCGNPTMAQILKALHNRIQLLRGVSLAEPGRLPNTIREIREIYEAMTARDTVRTCELYNEHIASAARVTMQALAAGR
- a CDS encoding VOC family protein — encoded protein: MTTAKNTICLWYDKDAEAAARFYATVFPDSAVGAVHRAPSDYPSGKAGDVLTVQFTVAGIPCLGLNGGPTFKHNEAFSFQIATDDQEETDRYWNAIVGNGGQESACGWCKDRWGVSWQITPRVLTEALAAGGDEARRAFAAMMGMTKIDVATIEAARRG
- a CDS encoding MFS transporter, which produces MPRSTLARTPDSPHPDGLPMPRRAVAAASVIAAIVLVVLDGAIANIALPTVANTLGVPPADTVWIITAYQLALVIALLPVGALGESLGHRRVFAGGVLLFTVASAGCALAPTLPWLIAARFVQGLGGAAVMALGVALLRFVYPQRLLGAAIGWNALAIALASAAGPTIGAGILAVAPWPFLFAVNIPVGIVVLATARALPAVVGTKRRLDPASVALNAGFFAALVMGAETVAAQPLRGGALLLAAALCLAGLVRREKDREAPLVPLDLLRVRSFRLSVVASVLCFTGQMAAAVALPFYLQHGLGQGIVTAGLFLVPWPLATAVAAPIAGRLSDRVGTGWLCAVGGLLLSAGLALAAVWPLEQDPRPLLAFMVMCGFGFGLFQTPNNRNMLLTVPKARSGAAGGMQGTARLVGQTAGAVLMTVLFSLLAGPEAAPRLGLALAAALTLAGGLTSLLRVPPRGAAETVEAVEAPAAGR
- a CDS encoding LysR family transcriptional regulator translates to MADPDLNLLIALDALLAEGSVVKAARRLGLSESAMSRTLARLREVTGDPLLVRAGRGLVPTPRAIQLRERVPNLAEEVRAVLRPAEAIDIARLERSFTLRASESFIEVYAARLVGRVAAEAPGVLLRFAPRGNRDAQALRDGLIDLDIGVHSETTPELKVQSLLRDRLVAVVREGHPLTRLETVTPEQYAACSHVLTSRRGLVRDRMDEALAALGLARKVVAVVPSFPAALAIVRASDLTALVSERQVAAGVAGVRILPLPIALDEVVVTQMWHPRQDADPAHRWLRGVVLGACREAAVSPL
- a CDS encoding AraC family transcriptional regulator, giving the protein MPFHPRMQSSTEGFTILGDLQWRAWNGMIADIWNVACDQNGQGEYVSEAPRLVVVLDQVGEGGLHVTASPGRGEAGRLSRREPLSYVPAGLRVWSRTVNVRRLTHLDLHFDMSVLGGRVADGLDVRGMERPRLNFADDRLFALARLIAAECRTSANLHDLYGESLMAALFVGLAQAEPVAERKRGQLPPRLLRRVTDYIEEHCGRPIRLQELAELTGLSTTHFCTAFKASTGLPPHKWQMRVRVERAKSLLTGSDMTLAAAAVMAGFSDQAHLTRVFRQIVGTTPAAWLRNQTG